A region from the Candidatus Methanoperedens sp. genome encodes:
- a CDS encoding VOC family protein yields the protein MPTIVHFDLPVDDLERAKKFYEKLFDWKFNQVPMPTPFYFIETKDLNGNPAVGGGMGKRRLPSQNIMNYIGVSSVEEYIVKVKKLGGNIITPKTAVPRWGYLAICVDTENNTFGLWEEDRNAK from the coding sequence ATGCCAACAATTGTTCATTTTGACCTGCCTGTAGATGATCTGGAGAGAGCGAAGAAATTCTACGAAAAGCTGTTCGACTGGAAATTCAATCAGGTGCCGATGCCAACACCCTTCTACTTTATCGAGACAAAAGATTTGAATGGGAACCCTGCAGTAGGAGGCGGGATGGGAAAAAGAAGATTGCCTTCGCAGAATATTATGAACTACATCGGCGTATCCTCTGTTGAAGAATACATTGTAAAGGTAAAGAAGCTGGGTGGTAATATCATCACGCCCAAAACGGCAGTGCCTCGCTGGGGTTATCTTGCGATATGTGTTGATACGGAAAATAATACATTCGGCCTCTGGGAAGAAGACAGGAACGCAAAGTAA
- a CDS encoding AbrB/MazE/SpoVT family DNA-binding domain-containing protein has product MKTKVARRHQITIPEEIRKKARIAVGDVLDISYKRGKIQVEKIDQNWDKVMKETKGAWRKHPVFKEMEDAVEIVNWMRGKK; this is encoded by the coding sequence ATGAAAACAAAAGTTGCACGGAGGCATCAAATTACAATTCCAGAAGAAATCCGTAAAAAAGCCAGGATTGCAGTAGGCGATGTCCTGGATATTTCATATAAGCGCGGAAAAATCCAGGTAGAAAAAATCGATCAGAACTGGGATAAAGTCATGAAAGAGACAAAAGGCGCATGGCGCAAACATCCCGTGTTTAAAGAAATGGAGGATGCGGTTGAAATAGTGAACTGGATGCGTGGGAAGAAATGA
- a CDS encoding type II toxin-antitoxin system VapC family toxin: MKYSLDTNVIISHFKGDKFSNDTDSFFAWVKHAGHEIYIADIVYAELYTGVYLSNDSANEEKRLQRFLAVNNIEVKCTTAKTAKKAGELYAINLLKNKRSLKRILPDFIIGAHAEQYSDALVTWNPSDYDINKAVMTPVEIITRSYI, from the coding sequence ATGAAATATTCGCTGGACACAAATGTGATCATAAGCCATTTCAAAGGAGACAAATTTTCAAATGATACAGACAGCTTTTTTGCATGGGTAAAACATGCAGGACATGAGATATACATTGCAGATATTGTATATGCCGAACTTTATACCGGGGTTTATCTATCAAACGATTCGGCAAATGAAGAAAAGCGTCTGCAGCGCTTCTTAGCCGTGAATAACATCGAGGTAAAATGTACAACCGCAAAAACCGCAAAAAAAGCAGGTGAGCTCTATGCAATAAACCTGTTAAAAAATAAACGGTCGTTAAAACGTATATTGCCTGACTTTATTATTGGAGCGCATGCCGAACAGTACAGCGATGCTCTTGTTACATGGAACCCATCTGATTATGATATAAACAAAGCTGTAATGACGCCCGTGGAAATTATTACGCGGTCATATATTTAA
- a CDS encoding DsrE family protein, with product MPNMLYVQTSGIDTPERLYSPFILAQTAKAMGIDATIYFLGMGITVVKKGNAAKIKMGSFPSLKEVMDEAVKAGVKLMVCEQSCQLINLAKGDFVPAAEIVGAATLNDLVLEADGTMWF from the coding sequence ATGCCAAACATGCTATATGTCCAGACCAGCGGAATCGATACCCCGGAGCGTCTGTATTCACCTTTTATCCTTGCCCAGACCGCAAAAGCAATGGGGATAGACGCAACAATATATTTTCTCGGAATGGGAATAACAGTGGTGAAAAAAGGGAATGCAGCGAAGATAAAGATGGGAAGTTTTCCGTCCTTAAAAGAAGTCATGGACGAGGCGGTAAAAGCAGGAGTAAAACTCATGGTATGCGAGCAGAGCTGCCAGCTCATAAACCTTGCAAAGGGAGATTTCGTTCCAGCGGCTGAAATTGTTGGGGCTGCCACGCTCAATGATCTAGTGCTTGAAGCGGACGGAACGATGTGGTTTTAG
- a CDS encoding cysteine desulfurase family protein: MRQAYMDYGAASPVDARVLEAMMPYFDKDVGNPSSLHSAGRKAKRELESARLKVANLIGAPNPKSITFTSCATESNNLALRGAAMRYKDKGNHIITTSVEHMSVMNPLKDLQRSGFEVTHIPVDKDGLVSAEKIKNAITDKTILMSVMYANGEVGTVHPIKEIGEIARDKKILFHVDGTAAVGKVPVNVEDENIDLLTISSNDMYGPKGAGALYIKQDVRLMPFMLGGGQESGMRSGSENISGIVGMGKASELAQKEMVDEGARLIKMRDRLIDNILKMEYTYLTGHRTKRLPNNASFRFSFIEGESIILQLNDLGITASTGSACSTKTLEPSHVLIALGLRHEEAHGSLLLTLGKSNTEEDVDYVIDSVPKIVAKLRALSPLYHEK; encoded by the coding sequence ATGAGACAGGCTTACATGGATTACGGTGCAGCCTCGCCAGTTGATGCGCGAGTGCTTGAAGCCATGATGCCATATTTTGATAAAGATGTTGGGAATCCCTCTTCCCTTCATTCTGCAGGAAGAAAAGCCAAACGGGAGCTTGAGAGCGCACGTCTAAAAGTTGCAAACCTGATTGGCGCGCCGAATCCGAAAAGCATCACATTCACTTCCTGCGCCACTGAATCTAACAATCTTGCCCTGCGTGGTGCTGCTATGCGGTATAAGGATAAAGGGAATCATATAATAACCACTTCCGTGGAACACATGTCTGTGATGAATCCCCTGAAAGATTTGCAGAGAAGCGGGTTTGAGGTCACGCATATTCCTGTGGATAAAGATGGGCTGGTAAGTGCCGAGAAAATAAAGAATGCGATTACGGACAAAACTATACTTATGTCCGTGATGTACGCCAATGGAGAAGTGGGAACGGTGCACCCCATAAAAGAAATAGGCGAGATCGCAAGAGATAAGAAGATACTGTTCCATGTGGATGGGACGGCTGCAGTTGGCAAGGTGCCTGTCAATGTCGAAGATGAAAACATCGACCTTCTGACTATATCTTCCAATGATATGTACGGTCCAAAAGGCGCTGGGGCGCTCTATATCAAACAGGATGTAAGGCTCATGCCTTTCATGCTTGGCGGAGGGCAGGAATCCGGCATGAGAAGCGGCTCCGAGAATATCTCCGGCATAGTGGGGATGGGGAAAGCTTCGGAACTTGCCCAGAAGGAAATGGTCGATGAAGGCGCACGGCTCATAAAGATGCGGGACAGGCTGATAGATAATATCCTGAAAATGGAGTATACTTACCTCACAGGTCACAGGACAAAGAGGCTTCCCAACAATGCAAGTTTTAGATTCAGTTTCATCGAAGGCGAGAGCATCATATTGCAGCTCAACGACCTGGGAATAACAGCAAGCACGGGTTCGGCATGTTCCACGAAAACGCTTGAGCCGTCGCATGTGCTTATTGCTTTGGGATTGAGGCATGAGGAAGCACACGGTTCACTTCTGCTCACGCTCGGCAAATCGAACACGGAAGAGGATGTTGACTATGTCATAGACTCAGTACCTAAAATAGTAGCTAAACTCAGGGCATTATCGCCGCTTTATCATGAGAAATAG
- a CDS encoding NAD(P)/FAD-dependent oxidoreductase, giving the protein MSKKEEHAKIEAEKYDFDVIVVGGGPGGLTTGILCAYRGLKTAIFEASNWGGILSWLCPNKMIENFPGLCEKSTCQDLVNQWVNEAKKLKVELKKERVNEITQDRKIIAESGEYKGKIIVLATGSSPAAGGVKGEEKFSKNERGVYYYVTNPEKLTGKRVLIVGGGNSAVDAALSLADTADLITIAHRKDELRAEPYKIERMKSIDKIKVLYNTEVLEITGTDKVEKVIMKDLKEDETIQQVVDAVVLAVGMTPNTEIFKKLGLEMDEKGYLKTDKTQKTNIDGVYAVGDVASDLQLVVVAVAHGATVAHNAYIELRKPYWR; this is encoded by the coding sequence ATGAGCAAAAAAGAAGAGCACGCAAAGATTGAGGCAGAGAAATACGATTTTGACGTGATCGTTGTGGGAGGGGGCCCGGGCGGGCTGACTACCGGCATATTGTGCGCCTACAGGGGCCTTAAAACTGCCATCTTCGAGGCTTCAAACTGGGGGGGCATTCTTTCATGGCTATGCCCTAACAAGATGATCGAGAACTTCCCAGGGCTTTGTGAGAAATCAACATGCCAGGACCTTGTCAACCAGTGGGTGAATGAAGCCAAGAAATTGAAAGTGGAATTAAAAAAGGAACGTGTGAATGAGATCACCCAGGACAGGAAGATCATTGCGGAAAGCGGAGAATACAAAGGGAAGATAATTGTTCTCGCCACGGGCAGCTCCCCTGCCGCCGGAGGCGTCAAGGGTGAAGAGAAATTCAGCAAGAACGAACGGGGAGTATATTATTATGTCACGAATCCTGAGAAATTAACAGGAAAGCGCGTTCTCATCGTGGGCGGGGGCAATTCAGCCGTTGATGCAGCTTTGAGTTTGGCAGATACTGCCGACCTCATTACTATAGCGCACAGGAAAGACGAGTTAAGGGCAGAGCCCTACAAGATCGAGCGCATGAAATCGATCGATAAAATCAAGGTTTTGTACAATACCGAGGTTCTGGAAATCACAGGAACAGACAAGGTCGAAAAAGTCATCATGAAAGACCTGAAGGAAGATGAAACCATCCAGCAGGTCGTGGATGCAGTTGTGCTGGCAGTGGGCATGACACCGAATACTGAGATATTCAAGAAGCTCGGACTTGAGATGGATGAGAAAGGATACCTGAAGACCGACAAAACCCAGAAAACAAATATCGATGGGGTATATGCAGTCGGAGACGTCGCCTCTGATTTGCAGCTCGTTGTGGTAGCGGTGGCGCACGGTGCAACTGTGGCGCACAATGCGTATATTGAATTGAGGAAACCTTATTGGAGATGA
- a CDS encoding flavodoxin domain-containing protein, producing the protein MAKVAIIYDSATHNTEMMAKAIADGIKSEKVDVKLSHVHEAKIEDIKNVDGVVLGSGTYHHEIMPALEVLIDQAKDVDLKGKVGAAFCSYGWSAEVVDLITNRLKGYGMETLEGLLIHEKPDEAGLEKCREFGKRIAMKVKGR; encoded by the coding sequence ATGGCGAAAGTGGCAATAATATACGATTCTGCAACGCATAATACCGAGATGATGGCAAAAGCGATAGCAGACGGAATAAAGTCAGAAAAAGTGGATGTGAAACTCTCGCATGTCCATGAGGCAAAGATTGAGGATATCAAGAATGTTGACGGTGTGGTTCTCGGTTCGGGTACTTATCATCATGAAATAATGCCAGCCCTTGAGGTGTTAATTGACCAGGCAAAGGATGTGGACCTCAAAGGAAAAGTTGGGGCAGCCTTCTGTTCCTATGGCTGGTCTGCGGAAGTGGTGGACCTGATCACGAACAGGTTGAAAGGTTACGGCATGGAGACTTTAGAAGGGCTTCTGATACATGAAAAACCTGATGAAGCAGGGTTGGAGAAGTGCAGGGAGTTTGGGAAACGAATTGCGATGAAGGTGAAAGGGCGTTAG